One window of the Lipingzhangella halophila genome contains the following:
- a CDS encoding DUF3151 domain-containing protein translates to MELNQNLLGEPPETRLPEATEAREAMAAGTDPAEVAARHPSYSAAWAALAERAFEAGDPVATYAYARTGYHRGLDQLRRAGWKGHGPVPWDHEPNQGFLRSLHMLGAAAGAIGEDDEAERCSTFLRDSSPAAAKALRPQSGT, encoded by the coding sequence ATGGAGCTGAATCAGAACCTGCTCGGGGAACCGCCCGAGACCCGTCTACCCGAGGCCACCGAGGCACGCGAGGCCATGGCCGCCGGAACCGACCCCGCCGAGGTCGCCGCCCGGCACCCAAGCTACTCGGCGGCCTGGGCCGCGCTGGCCGAGCGCGCCTTCGAGGCCGGCGATCCCGTTGCCACCTACGCCTACGCGCGCACCGGATACCACCGCGGCCTCGACCAGCTCCGCCGTGCGGGCTGGAAGGGGCACGGCCCGGTGCCCTGGGACCACGAGCCCAACCAGGGGTTCCTGCGTTCGCTGCACATGCTCGGGGCCGCGGCCGGCGCCATCGGCGAGGACGACGAGGCCGAACGCTGCTCGACATTCCTGCGCGACAGCAGCCCGGCCGCGGCAAAGGCGCTGCGGCCCCAGTCCGGTACCTGA
- a CDS encoding adenylosuccinate synthase has protein sequence MPAITLVGAQWGDEGKGKATDLVGNRVDYVVRYQGGNNAGHTVVIGDEKYALHLLPSGILSSDVVPVIANGVVIDPGVLFEELRGLQERGVDTGNLLISANAHLIMPYHRALDKVSERFLGKGRIGTTGRGIGPTYADKTSRVGVRVQDTFDPKILRKKVELTLNDKNQILTKVFNRRGLDTEQVIDEYLGYADMLRPYVADTSLVLNKALDDDKTVYLEGSQGTLLDIDHGTYPFVTSSSPTAGGACAGAGIGPTRITKVVGILKAYTTRVGSGPFPTELLDESGEWLRQHGGEYGVTTGRNRRCGWFDAAIARYATRVNGITDFFLTKLDVLSGLERIPVCVGYNVNGVRHDEIPMTQTDFHHATPIYEYLDGWDSDISHARAFDELPKNAQAYVRTLEEMSGAPISAIGVGPGRHETLELRSLI, from the coding sequence ATGCCGGCGATCACGCTCGTTGGGGCCCAGTGGGGTGATGAGGGCAAGGGCAAGGCGACCGACCTTGTCGGTAACCGTGTGGACTACGTTGTGCGCTACCAGGGCGGCAACAACGCGGGGCACACCGTTGTGATTGGCGATGAGAAGTACGCCCTGCACCTGCTGCCTTCGGGCATCCTCTCCTCCGATGTGGTGCCGGTGATCGCCAACGGCGTCGTCATCGACCCGGGGGTGCTCTTCGAGGAGCTGCGCGGCCTCCAGGAACGCGGCGTCGACACCGGGAACCTGCTCATCTCGGCGAACGCGCACCTGATCATGCCCTACCACCGCGCACTCGACAAGGTCAGCGAGCGGTTCCTGGGCAAGGGCAGGATCGGGACCACCGGCCGCGGCATCGGCCCCACCTACGCCGACAAGACCTCGCGGGTGGGCGTGCGCGTGCAGGACACCTTCGACCCCAAGATCCTGCGCAAGAAGGTCGAGCTCACGCTGAACGACAAGAACCAGATCCTGACCAAGGTCTTCAACCGCCGAGGGCTCGACACCGAGCAGGTCATCGACGAGTACCTGGGCTACGCCGACATGCTGCGCCCCTACGTCGCCGACACCTCCCTGGTCCTCAACAAGGCGCTCGACGACGACAAGACCGTCTACCTCGAAGGGTCGCAGGGCACGCTGCTCGACATCGACCACGGCACGTACCCGTTCGTCACCTCCTCCTCCCCAACAGCTGGGGGCGCGTGCGCCGGAGCGGGTATCGGGCCCACGCGCATCACCAAGGTCGTGGGCATCCTGAAGGCCTACACGACCCGCGTCGGTTCCGGGCCGTTCCCCACGGAGCTGCTCGACGAGTCCGGCGAGTGGCTGCGCCAGCACGGGGGCGAGTACGGCGTGACGACCGGGCGCAACCGCCGCTGCGGCTGGTTCGACGCCGCCATCGCCCGCTACGCCACCCGGGTGAACGGCATCACCGACTTCTTCCTTACCAAGCTCGACGTACTCTCCGGACTTGAGCGGATCCCCGTCTGTGTCGGGTACAACGTCAATGGTGTCCGACACGACGAGATCCCCATGACGCAGACCGACTTCCACCACGCCACGCCGATCTACGAGTACCTCGACGGATGGGACTCCGACATCTCGCACGCTCGCGCGTTCGACGAACTTCCAAAGAACGCGCAGGCCTACGTGCGTACCCTGGAGGAGATGTCCGGAGCCCCGATCTCGGCCATCGGGGTCGGCCCCGGCCGCCACGAGACACTGGAGCTCCGCTCCCTGATCTAG
- the purD gene encoding phosphoribosylamine--glycine ligase, with product MKALVLGGGGREHALVRALSRDPGITSLHCAPGNPGISANAENHVINVRDGLAVTQLASRIGAELVVIGPEAPLVEGVADTLRDRGIPVFGPDREAARIEGSKGFAKEVMQAAGVPTARWRACRSQGQVTDALDAFGPPYVVKDDGLAAGKGVVVTSDRGEAERHARECGRVVVEEYLDGPEVSLFVLCDGRNAVPMLPARDYKRANDGDKGPNTGGMGAYVPLPWAPAGLVDEVMETIVRPTIGELGRRGHRYQGLLYVGLALTSEGPRVVEFNARFGDPEAQVVLDRLATPIGALLQAADTGGLGGITTLEWRKGAAATVVLAAENYPGDPVKGDMVGGIDAANAVEGAYILHAGTAWSGVRDIKSNGGRVLNAVGTGDTLERARERAYQAIGQIELRGSFYRSDIAQSAAGDED from the coding sequence GTGAAAGCCCTTGTTCTTGGCGGCGGTGGCCGCGAGCACGCCCTCGTCCGCGCGCTCTCGCGCGACCCCGGGATCACCAGCCTGCACTGCGCTCCCGGGAACCCGGGCATCTCGGCGAACGCCGAGAACCACGTCATCAACGTCCGCGACGGGCTGGCCGTCACCCAGCTCGCGTCCCGGATCGGCGCCGAGCTGGTCGTCATCGGACCCGAGGCGCCGCTCGTCGAGGGCGTGGCCGACACTCTGCGCGACCGCGGCATCCCGGTGTTCGGCCCCGACCGCGAAGCCGCGCGTATCGAGGGGTCCAAGGGGTTCGCCAAGGAGGTTATGCAGGCGGCCGGGGTGCCCACGGCCCGCTGGCGCGCCTGCAGGTCGCAGGGGCAGGTCACCGACGCCCTCGACGCGTTCGGCCCGCCCTACGTGGTCAAGGACGACGGTCTGGCCGCGGGCAAGGGCGTTGTGGTCACGAGCGACCGCGGCGAGGCCGAACGGCACGCGCGTGAGTGCGGGCGGGTGGTCGTCGAGGAGTACCTCGACGGCCCAGAGGTGTCACTGTTCGTGCTGTGCGACGGCCGGAACGCCGTTCCGATGCTCCCGGCGCGGGACTATAAGCGCGCCAACGACGGCGACAAGGGCCCCAACACCGGCGGCATGGGCGCGTATGTGCCGCTTCCGTGGGCACCGGCCGGGCTGGTCGACGAGGTCATGGAGACCATCGTGCGCCCCACCATCGGGGAGCTGGGCCGGCGAGGCCACCGGTACCAGGGGCTGCTCTACGTCGGGCTCGCGCTGACCTCCGAAGGTCCCCGCGTCGTGGAGTTCAACGCGCGGTTCGGCGACCCCGAGGCCCAGGTTGTTCTGGACCGGCTGGCCACACCCATCGGCGCGCTGCTGCAGGCGGCCGACACCGGCGGCCTGGGCGGCATCACCACGCTGGAATGGCGCAAGGGCGCCGCCGCGACCGTCGTGCTCGCCGCCGAGAACTACCCCGGCGATCCCGTCAAGGGCGACATGGTGGGCGGGATCGACGCCGCCAACGCCGTTGAGGGCGCCTACATCCTGCACGCCGGAACGGCCTGGAGCGGGGTACGCGACATCAAGTCCAATGGTGGCCGCGTCCTCAACGCGGTCGGCACCGGCGACACCCTCGAACGCGCCCGCGAACGCGCCTACCAGGCCATCGGGCAGATCGAGCTGCGCGGCTCGTTCTACCGGAGCGACATCGCCCAGAGCGCGGCCGGCGACGAGGACTGA
- a CDS encoding WD40 repeat domain-containing serine/threonine protein kinase, translating into MDTTGSTPDTTGPAWWIGSHQVIGHLGMGGMGEVYLGRSEGGRLAAVKVVHPHLADDPEFRTRFDREVTAASRVSGAFTAPIVGADPNAPTPWLATAHIAGPSLGEAVHAAGPLPEPATRALGAGLAEALRSIHTAGLVHRDLKPSNVLLSADGPRIIDFGIARAADATALTATNQALGSPGYMSPEQAHGRECTAASDVFSLGAVLCYTCGGREPFGTGSVPSVIHRLLRDEPDLGAVPPGLRDVVAHCLRKDPGDRPDLDTLLHHFAQGSAALPPAVAAMVRQREEDTRRLAHAVPVAPPPAPPKPPEPQKGSPRRRTGRILAVSAGALAVLVAGTLVAARLLPGENEENSPASGEEGADDWVADQIDLERPPEEPEAEPAAVPTFTPVAAHDTREETDNIEDNEIVEEAEFSPDGKLLYLTSLHGTVTALDAESGDIEYKSELQADGGPVVSPDGAFLAVVEEDSGSLLIADATTGDELNTIDAAGGSRTTGLAFNADSELIISNEDEDTTLWGPETAEQTGTIGQNGGEHVAVSSDGTLVAYANSHSSVVVRTTGGNEVAEINLDRARNQRLAFQPGSTLLASWGGEELGFWDAATGENMDTLPVEEDGPPGLVYHPDGRRLFVLGGWKPAVIDANAREVAGDTQLPIPDDARSNQDNLTVVEDVALSPEGDRMAAPGIADDSYVWELD; encoded by the coding sequence ATGGACACGACGGGTTCGACGCCGGACACGACCGGACCGGCATGGTGGATCGGCAGCCACCAGGTCATCGGCCATCTCGGAATGGGCGGGATGGGAGAGGTGTACCTGGGACGGTCCGAGGGCGGGCGGCTGGCGGCGGTGAAAGTCGTCCACCCGCACCTGGCCGACGACCCGGAGTTCCGCACCCGGTTCGACCGCGAGGTCACCGCCGCCTCGCGCGTAAGCGGAGCCTTCACCGCTCCGATCGTCGGCGCCGATCCCAACGCGCCGACGCCCTGGCTGGCCACCGCCCACATCGCGGGCCCCTCCCTCGGCGAGGCGGTGCACGCGGCGGGGCCGCTGCCCGAGCCCGCGACCCGCGCCCTCGGGGCCGGACTCGCCGAGGCACTGCGCTCCATCCACACCGCGGGCCTGGTCCACCGCGACCTCAAGCCCAGCAACGTCCTGCTGTCCGCGGACGGGCCGCGCATCATCGACTTCGGGATCGCCCGGGCCGCCGACGCCACCGCCCTGACCGCCACGAACCAGGCACTGGGAAGCCCCGGCTACATGTCGCCGGAGCAGGCGCACGGGCGGGAATGTACCGCCGCCAGCGACGTGTTCTCGCTCGGCGCGGTGCTCTGCTACACCTGCGGTGGACGGGAACCGTTCGGCACCGGTTCGGTCCCGTCGGTGATCCACCGGCTGCTGCGGGACGAGCCCGACCTCGGGGCGGTGCCGCCCGGCCTGCGCGACGTAGTTGCGCACTGCCTGCGCAAGGACCCCGGCGACCGTCCGGACCTCGACACCCTTCTCCATCACTTCGCGCAAGGGTCAGCGGCCCTGCCCCCCGCGGTGGCCGCGATGGTCCGGCAACGCGAGGAGGACACGCGGCGTCTGGCGCACGCCGTTCCCGTCGCCCCACCGCCCGCGCCCCCCAAGCCGCCCGAGCCGCAGAAGGGATCGCCACGGCGCCGCACCGGCCGGATCCTCGCAGTCAGCGCCGGCGCGCTCGCCGTGCTCGTGGCCGGGACGCTGGTCGCCGCCCGGCTCCTTCCCGGCGAGAACGAGGAGAATTCACCGGCGTCCGGCGAGGAGGGGGCCGACGACTGGGTGGCCGACCAGATCGACCTGGAGCGGCCCCCCGAGGAACCCGAGGCGGAGCCGGCGGCCGTGCCGACCTTCACGCCGGTGGCCGCACACGACACCCGCGAGGAGACCGACAACATCGAAGACAACGAGATTGTCGAGGAGGCCGAGTTCTCCCCCGATGGCAAGCTCCTCTACCTGACCTCCCTCCACGGCACGGTGACAGCCCTCGACGCGGAGTCCGGCGACATCGAGTACAAGAGCGAACTCCAGGCCGACGGCGGACCGGTGGTCTCGCCCGACGGCGCGTTCCTCGCCGTCGTCGAGGAGGACTCGGGAAGCCTCCTCATCGCCGACGCGACCACCGGAGACGAGTTGAACACGATCGACGCGGCGGGCGGGTCGCGCACCACCGGCCTCGCCTTCAACGCGGACAGCGAGCTCATCATCTCCAACGAGGACGAGGACACCACTCTGTGGGGCCCCGAGACGGCCGAGCAGACCGGCACGATCGGACAGAACGGGGGCGAACATGTGGCCGTCAGCTCCGACGGGACCCTGGTCGCCTACGCGAACTCCCACAGCAGCGTCGTGGTGCGGACTACGGGAGGCAACGAGGTGGCGGAGATCAACCTCGACCGCGCCAGGAACCAGCGGCTCGCGTTCCAACCCGGCTCCACTCTGCTGGCCTCCTGGGGCGGCGAGGAACTCGGGTTCTGGGACGCCGCGACGGGCGAGAACATGGACACCCTCCCGGTGGAGGAGGACGGGCCTCCAGGCCTCGTGTACCACCCCGACGGTCGCAGGCTGTTCGTCTTGGGAGGCTGGAAGCCCGCGGTCATCGACGCCAATGCCCGTGAAGTGGCCGGTGACACGCAGTTGCCGATCCCGGACGACGCCAGATCCAACCAGGACAACTTGACCGTCGTGGAGGACGTGGCGCTCTCCCCCGAGGGCGACCGCATGGCCGCACCCGGCATCGCCGACGACTCCTACGTCTGGGAGCTGGACTGA
- a CDS encoding WD40 repeat domain-containing serine/threonine protein kinase has translation MESPHETDPREVGGYQILARLGSGGMGRVYLARSPGLRRVALKVVHPHLAAAPGFRTRFAREVEVARQVGGVYTASVIDADVRATMPWLATEYLPGPTLSAAVREHGPIEGSELRELTAALAEALDAIHRAGLVHRDLKPGNVLLTSDGPRVIDFGIAKALDAATATHTGRGFGTPAYLSPEQAEGHDVTDRSDVFALGSILSFASTGAPPFGTEPPASVIYRVVREDPQLGGVPEPLRDLVAACLTKAPEGRPNAREVLRTVGGAPGRVQWNPEGSIAQLVTQRERATLAGVPGTAGRARGRLARVARHPAGWGGASLAGGAALALGAAILAGVDTPGLGGEEVPVRVLDPASTTQLGIDLPAASPTLQAISLDGQHYARVAAEPGGPLVTVDLDARSQPPEQAALPEDAAPASVGVTGGGWAVVLDEQDERDGGKLALGRGAETTGTSSDRFGPTSVALGSAPDEYAVGEERNSFSVHRGGDETSSSHGGDVEGVENTPVTEIALSRNGEFVASATALRTIAISSSDSSGSGSQLQMDQDDIHAAETLPMEEAPDGTPGEAGTMSDTHKAVTAIAVGNDGDAAVFALGDMAYYMETAFSGNVSASPLPRATGDAEIDSVAISPDGELVAASGVAGAINIWRADPQQRVASMTKPEGSAPIAFTDDGQTLRAVDAQDRLVEWDIDGLA, from the coding sequence ATGGAGTCCCCGCACGAGACTGACCCGCGTGAGGTGGGCGGTTACCAGATCCTGGCGCGCCTCGGCTCCGGGGGAATGGGGCGTGTCTACCTCGCGCGGTCGCCGGGACTGCGACGGGTCGCGCTGAAGGTCGTACATCCCCACCTGGCGGCCGCCCCGGGCTTCCGTACCCGGTTCGCGCGCGAGGTGGAGGTCGCCCGGCAGGTCGGCGGGGTCTACACCGCGTCGGTGATCGACGCCGACGTGCGGGCGACAATGCCGTGGCTGGCCACGGAGTACCTGCCCGGCCCCACACTGTCCGCGGCCGTCCGCGAGCACGGCCCGATCGAGGGCTCGGAGCTGCGGGAACTGACCGCGGCCCTGGCCGAGGCGCTTGACGCGATCCACCGGGCCGGGCTGGTACACCGGGACCTCAAACCGGGAAACGTCCTCCTCACCTCCGACGGACCGCGGGTCATCGACTTCGGCATCGCCAAGGCCCTGGACGCGGCCACGGCCACGCACACCGGCCGCGGCTTCGGGACTCCGGCCTACCTCTCCCCCGAGCAGGCCGAAGGGCACGACGTAACGGACCGGAGCGACGTCTTCGCCCTGGGGTCGATCCTCTCCTTCGCCTCCACCGGCGCACCGCCGTTCGGGACCGAGCCTCCGGCCTCGGTGATCTACCGCGTCGTCCGGGAGGATCCCCAACTCGGCGGGGTTCCCGAGCCCCTGCGCGACCTGGTCGCGGCCTGCCTCACCAAAGCCCCGGAGGGCCGCCCGAACGCGCGTGAGGTGCTACGCACCGTGGGCGGCGCTCCCGGGCGGGTCCAGTGGAACCCGGAAGGCTCCATCGCCCAGCTCGTCACGCAGCGGGAGCGCGCGACCCTGGCCGGCGTTCCCGGCACCGCGGGGCGCGCCCGCGGGCGGCTCGCCCGCGTCGCGCGGCACCCGGCTGGGTGGGGCGGCGCGAGCCTGGCCGGGGGCGCGGCACTGGCCCTGGGAGCGGCCATCCTCGCCGGGGTGGACACCCCCGGCCTCGGCGGAGAGGAGGTTCCGGTGCGCGTTCTCGACCCCGCCTCAACGACCCAACTCGGGATCGACCTGCCCGCGGCCTCCCCGACACTGCAGGCGATCTCGCTCGACGGCCAGCACTACGCCCGTGTCGCCGCGGAGCCGGGCGGTCCACTCGTGACGGTCGACCTGGACGCGCGGAGCCAACCCCCCGAGCAGGCCGCTCTCCCCGAGGACGCGGCACCGGCCTCCGTCGGCGTGACCGGCGGCGGCTGGGCGGTCGTCCTCGACGAGCAGGACGAGAGAGACGGGGGCAAACTGGCGCTGGGGCGCGGCGCGGAGACGACCGGGACGTCTAGTGACCGCTTCGGCCCGACCTCGGTAGCGCTCGGCTCCGCCCCCGACGAGTACGCGGTGGGCGAAGAACGGAACTCCTTCTCCGTCCATCGCGGCGGAGACGAGACCTCGTCATCACACGGCGGCGACGTCGAGGGCGTGGAGAACACCCCGGTCACCGAAATCGCGTTGAGCCGGAACGGTGAGTTCGTCGCCAGCGCCACCGCACTGCGGACCATCGCGATCAGCAGCTCCGACAGCTCTGGGAGCGGGTCCCAGCTCCAGATGGACCAGGACGACATCCACGCCGCCGAGACCCTCCCCATGGAGGAGGCCCCGGACGGGACTCCCGGAGAGGCCGGCACGATGTCCGACACCCACAAGGCGGTGACCGCCATCGCGGTCGGCAACGACGGCGACGCCGCCGTGTTCGCCCTGGGCGACATGGCCTACTACATGGAGACCGCCTTCTCCGGGAACGTGTCCGCGAGCCCTCTCCCCAGAGCGACCGGCGACGCCGAGATCGACTCGGTGGCCATCAGCCCCGACGGCGAGCTCGTGGCCGCTTCAGGGGTGGCGGGCGCCATCAACATCTGGCGCGCCGACCCCCAGCAGAGGGTCGCGTCCATGACCAAACCGGAGGGCAGCGCCCCGATCGCGTTCACCGACGACGGCCAAACCCTGCGCGCCGTTGACGCGCAGGACCGGCTCGTCGAATGGGACATCGACGGTCTGGCGTGA
- a CDS encoding AbrB/MazE/SpoVT family DNA-binding domain-containing protein produces the protein MSEKVKAKRRRRGRPGRISQKHQVTIPIADLEAAGLEPGDAVEFVLTGPGRIEIRRPTSRFDNVGTIPGFSEEFDIDALRDEWER, from the coding sequence ATGAGCGAGAAAGTAAAGGCTAAGCGCCGTCGTCGAGGGCGTCCCGGGCGCATCTCTCAGAAGCACCAGGTGACCATCCCGATCGCCGACCTGGAGGCCGCGGGCCTCGAACCCGGGGATGCCGTCGAGTTCGTCCTGACTGGTCCTGGACGGATCGAGATTCGTCGACCTACAAGCCGTTTCGACAATGTCGGGACGATTCCCGGTTTCAGCGAAGAATTCGACATCGACGCGCTCCGTGACGAGTGGGAACGGTAG
- a CDS encoding type II toxin-antitoxin system VapC family toxin, with translation MRITILDTNIISSLLDPADTMHAAATQACQKHEAAGSAFGISVITRSELMVHALKHGDDWVDRLAASLSQITDDSFDVDSTIAESAARLRAGNPTLRLPDALILATAQEQQDGILLTADQGLAKKAPDELVERVTA, from the coding sequence GTGCGCATCACTATCCTCGACACCAATATCATCAGCTCGTTGCTGGACCCCGCGGACACCATGCACGCTGCGGCAACGCAGGCCTGCCAAAAGCACGAGGCCGCGGGATCGGCCTTCGGTATCTCCGTCATCACGCGGTCGGAGCTGATGGTCCACGCACTCAAGCACGGTGACGACTGGGTCGATCGGCTCGCGGCCTCGCTCTCGCAGATCACAGACGACTCGTTCGATGTCGACAGCACCATCGCGGAGAGCGCGGCCCGCCTGCGCGCAGGCAATCCCACTCTCCGCCTTCCAGATGCCCTCATCCTCGCTACGGCCCAGGAGCAACAGGACGGCATCCTACTGACCGCGGACCAAGGGCTGGCCAAGAAGGCACCCGACGAACTCGTCGAACGAGTCACCGCCTGA
- the purB gene encoding adenylosuccinate lyase, producing the protein MIERYTLPEMGRVFSDAHKYELWCRVETLVLEAHAAAGTVPADSVEPVRAAPPPTPERVAEIEATTQHDVIAFLTAWADNTEPRDAAAWVHFGMTSSDLLDTALAAQLAEATDILLDKADRLVATLREHALKHRKTLRVGRTHGIHGEPDVWGHRVADFAFGMARSRDRLRRAREAVGVMAISGPVGTYSNIDPAVERYVAEHLGLRPAEVSTQVVLRDGISEWVSALAIMASVCEAVALEVRHGQRTEVRELWEPFGAGQKGSSAMPHKKNPIMSERICGMARNVRAQIVPVMEGIPLWHERDISHSSTERISLPDAAIATDYLLNLTTRLVSGLVVDADRMRANLDATNGLIYSSTVVSELIEIGMSREDVYALVQAAAMRTWETAAPFRDTLRAEAAARDVTLDEERLDEVCRPERFVSRLEGVFDQLKALA; encoded by the coding sequence GTGATCGAGCGTTACACCCTTCCTGAGATGGGGCGTGTCTTCAGCGACGCCCACAAGTACGAGCTCTGGTGCCGGGTCGAGACCCTGGTGCTGGAGGCGCACGCCGCCGCGGGCACGGTGCCCGCCGATTCTGTGGAGCCGGTGCGCGCGGCGCCGCCGCCCACACCCGAGCGGGTGGCCGAGATCGAGGCGACCACCCAGCACGACGTGATCGCCTTCCTCACCGCGTGGGCGGACAACACCGAGCCGCGCGACGCCGCCGCCTGGGTGCACTTCGGTATGACCTCCTCCGACCTGCTGGACACCGCGCTGGCGGCGCAGTTGGCCGAGGCCACCGACATCCTGCTCGACAAGGCCGACCGGCTCGTCGCCACGCTGCGCGAGCACGCGCTGAAGCACCGCAAGACGCTGCGTGTCGGCCGCACCCACGGGATCCACGGCGAGCCCGACGTGTGGGGGCACCGGGTCGCCGACTTCGCCTTCGGTATGGCGCGCTCCCGCGACCGGCTGCGCCGCGCGCGTGAGGCGGTCGGGGTTATGGCGATCTCCGGGCCCGTGGGCACCTACTCCAACATCGACCCGGCGGTCGAGCGCTACGTCGCGGAGCATCTCGGGCTGCGCCCGGCCGAGGTCTCCACCCAGGTCGTGCTGCGCGACGGCATCTCCGAATGGGTGTCGGCGCTGGCGATCATGGCGAGCGTGTGCGAGGCGGTCGCTCTGGAGGTGCGGCACGGGCAGCGCACCGAGGTGCGCGAGCTGTGGGAGCCGTTCGGCGCGGGCCAGAAGGGGTCCAGTGCCATGCCGCACAAGAAGAACCCGATCATGTCGGAGCGCATCTGCGGCATGGCGCGCAACGTCCGCGCGCAGATCGTCCCGGTGATGGAGGGGATCCCGCTCTGGCACGAGCGCGACATATCGCACTCCTCCACCGAGCGCATTTCGCTGCCCGACGCCGCGATCGCGACCGACTACCTGCTCAACCTGACCACCAGGCTGGTCTCCGGGCTGGTGGTGGACGCCGACCGGATGCGGGCCAACCTTGACGCCACGAACGGGCTGATCTACTCCTCGACCGTGGTGTCGGAACTCATCGAGATCGGCATGTCGCGCGAGGACGTGTACGCGCTCGTGCAGGCGGCCGCGATGCGGACCTGGGAGACGGCCGCCCCGTTCCGCGACACGCTGCGCGCGGAGGCCGCCGCTCGCGACGTCACACTGGACGAGGAACGGCTGGACGAGGTGTGCCGGCCGGAGCGGTTCGTGTCGCGCCTCGAAGGTGTCTTCGACCAACTGAAGGCGTTGGCCTGA
- the murA gene encoding UDP-N-acetylglucosamine 1-carboxyvinyltransferase has translation MSMGQEVRYRVRGGRPLNGTAFIQGAKNAVLPMIGAALLAAKGRTVLRNVPIIEDVHRALELAEHIGAKVQFHETERTIVIDASQLNDPDRAVLPADIASRFRGSVLFVPALMHRTGQAVIEGVGGCNLGSRNLDFHYRGFARLGANVTEDSDRNHISVEARNLRGGHLYLDTPSHTGTENLIMAAVLAPGTTVIEHAALEPEVLDVIEFLTRMGAKISGGGTGFITVEGVEELTAVEHTIMSDRIDAGVFAMMTAATGGDVSLVGAHLEHLGVARWKLEQMGVEFTQQGAVLHVHRDPGKTLRPINAVTSPYPGFATDLQSPLVALATLAEGESYIHEAIYDGRFALADELNKMDAKIEVDGTRAIVHGATRLQGAEVVAHDLRTGAALVLAGLVAEGDTFVAPGYLVDRGHAQFASRLAALGADVARVDGN, from the coding sequence ATGAGCATGGGCCAGGAGGTTCGTTACCGCGTCCGTGGCGGCCGTCCCCTCAACGGGACCGCGTTCATCCAGGGTGCGAAGAACGCCGTCCTGCCAATGATTGGTGCCGCCCTGCTCGCGGCGAAGGGACGTACCGTACTGCGTAATGTCCCGATCATTGAGGACGTCCACCGTGCGCTGGAGCTCGCCGAGCACATCGGTGCGAAAGTGCAGTTCCACGAGACCGAGCGCACGATCGTCATTGACGCCTCCCAGCTCAACGACCCGGATCGGGCCGTTCTCCCGGCGGACATCGCGTCGCGGTTCCGCGGGTCCGTGCTCTTCGTCCCGGCCCTCATGCACCGCACGGGCCAGGCGGTGATCGAGGGAGTCGGCGGCTGCAACCTCGGAAGCCGCAATCTCGACTTCCACTACCGCGGTTTCGCCCGCCTCGGCGCGAACGTGACCGAGGACTCCGACCGGAACCACATCAGCGTCGAAGCCCGAAACCTGCGTGGCGGGCACCTGTACCTCGACACCCCGTCGCACACCGGCACCGAGAACCTGATCATGGCCGCGGTGCTCGCGCCCGGCACCACGGTGATCGAGCACGCCGCTCTGGAGCCCGAGGTCCTCGACGTCATCGAGTTCCTCACCCGCATGGGGGCCAAGATCTCGGGCGGCGGCACCGGCTTCATCACGGTCGAGGGGGTCGAGGAGCTGACCGCCGTCGAGCACACGATCATGTCCGACCGCATCGACGCCGGCGTCTTCGCGATGATGACGGCCGCCACCGGCGGCGACGTCAGCCTGGTCGGCGCGCACCTGGAGCACCTGGGTGTCGCGCGCTGGAAGCTGGAGCAGATGGGCGTGGAGTTCACCCAGCAGGGCGCGGTCCTGCACGTCCACCGCGACCCGGGCAAGACGCTGCGCCCGATCAACGCGGTCACCTCGCCCTATCCGGGATTCGCCACCGACCTGCAGTCACCGCTGGTGGCCCTGGCCACACTCGCCGAAGGCGAGAGCTACATCCACGAGGCCATATACGATGGCCGCTTCGCGCTCGCCGACGAGCTGAACAAGATGGACGCCAAGATCGAGGTCGACGGCACCCGGGCGATCGTGCACGGCGCGACCAGGCTGCAGGGCGCCGAGGTGGTCGCGCACGACCTCCGCACTGGCGCGGCCCTGGTGCTCGCCGGACTCGTCGCCGAAGGTGACACGTTCGTCGCTCCGGGCTACCTTGTGGATCGCGGTCACGCACAGTTCGCTTCGCGGCTGGCCGCTCTCGGCGCCGATGTGGCGCGTGTCGACGGCAATTAG